Proteins from a single region of Theobroma cacao cultivar B97-61/B2 chromosome 10, Criollo_cocoa_genome_V2, whole genome shotgun sequence:
- the LOC108660424 gene encoding uncharacterized protein LOC108660424 — protein sequence MTTSIHVTALDSVVNVNSLFTLAVFIGLTWNPYDSSNTLVNPGSPCFPNLRIAEDLIKFHVYSFSSFLFSSLVALALKQAIKISKSHALNIHINFRGAEFLEHVDVNKSLLRVGMLVSGAGSVAGCVFLMLALVNVVQIKVGTLACGSGHALAAVVPLVILVPLALLIYVCVGLYAFTR from the coding sequence ATGACAACCAGCATCCACGTCACCGCCTTGGACAGCGTCGTGAACGTGAACTCCCTCTTCACTTTAGCGGTCTTCATCGGCCTAACCTGGAACCCTTACGATTCCAGCAACACCCTCGTCAACCCAGGCAGCCCATGTTTCCCGAACTTGAGAATCGCTGAAGACTTGATAAAGTTCCACGTCTACTCCTTCAGCTCCTTCCTCTTCTCCAGCCTCGTCGCTTTAGCTCTCAAGCAAGCTATCAAGATCTCCAAGTCCCATGCTTTGAACATCCACATTAACTTCCGAGGAGCTGAGTTTTTGGAACACGTTGATGTTAATAAGTCGTTGCTTCGTGTCGGGATGTTGGTTTCGGGTGCTGGGTCGGTGGCTGGATGTGTGTTTTTGATGTTGGCTTTGGTTAATGTTGTTCAGATTAAGGTTGGGACTTTGGCTTGTGGGAGTGGACATGCGCTTGCGGCGGTTGTTCCTCTTGTGATCTTGGTCCCGCTTGCTCTTTTGATCTATGTTTGTGTTGGGCTTTATGCTTTTACTCGTTAA
- the LOC18585985 gene encoding uncharacterized protein LOC18585985 — translation MGAPMKYTCVVVFLVILSIAGFNGVDGYGPCGKHDIEKEAEKLAPCTKAAQYLEAPVSKRCCTVMEKKLKNPDCLCAIMFSHTARSAGVNPEVAVTIPKRCNIPVRPVGHKCGAFPLV, via the exons ATGGGAGCTCCAATGAAGTACACCTGTGTTGTAGTGTTTCTTGTGATTTTGAGCATTGCTGGGTTCAATGGAGTAGATGGATATGGCCCATGTGGGAAACATGACATCGAGAAGGAAGCTGAGAAGCTGGCTCCTTGTACGAAGGCAGCTCAATATTTGGAAGCTCCAGTTTCTAAGCGTTGCTGCACTGTCATGGAGAAAAAGCTCAAGAATCCTGACTGCCTGTGTGCTATTATGTTTTCTCATACAGCTAGGAGTGCTGGAGTCAATCCAGAAGTTGCTGTCACCATTCCCAAACGCTGCAACATTCCTGTTCGTCCCGTGGGTCACAAGTGTGGAG CTTTCCCACTGGTTTAA